GGTTTCGACAGCTGGCTGCCCAATGCCCGCGGCACGGTATTCATCGCGGGTTGCGAAGCGCACATCTGCGTGCTGCAGACCGCGCTCGAACTGCGGCGCATGGGGCGACGCGTGTGCCTGGTGGCGGATGCCTGCGGCTCGCGGCGACGCGCCGATTTCGATTTCGCGATGCAGCGGGCGCGCGCCCATGACATCGACGTGGTCACCGTCGAGATGGCACTGTTCGAATGGTTGGGCAGCTGCGAACATGCGCGCTTCCGCGACGTGTTACGTCTGGTCAAATAGGGCGGCGGTCGAGCAACATCGCGCCTCGGAAGCTGGCGCGGAACTGAACGGTTTGACACAACTGTTGGGCAAAGTTCACACCCCCACCGTCATTCATTTGCAATGCTGGATCTGTCGTCCATGACGGCATCGCCCAAGACGGCGCGGCGGCAGGGCCTGATTTCCCCGCCTGGCGCCTTCGATGTCAGGAGGAAGAA
This genomic interval from Bordetella genomosp. 8 contains the following:
- a CDS encoding isochorismatase family protein, translating into MPVHNAADATVLVVDMQARLMPVIDDGAAVLAAAIKLAAGASLLDVPVVATEHHRAALGATVPEIAGQVRGVFPKMHFSAAAESGFDSWLPNARGTVFIAGCEAHICVLQTALELRRMGRRVCLVADACGSRRRADFDFAMQRARAHDIDVVTVEMALFEWLGSCEHARFRDVLRLVK